ATCCTGTTCAACCACGAGTCCCCTCGACGGGGCAGGGAGTTTGTCGCTCGGAAGGTGACCGATGGCGTCGCGCGGATCAAGCACGGCCTGGCGACCGAGCTACGCCTCGGCAACATCGAGGCCCATCGCGACTGGGGCTATGCCGGCGACTATGTGAAGGCGATGTGGTTGATGCTGCAACAAGAGAGCCCCGATGACTACATCATCGCTACGGGCGAGACCCATTCAGTCCGGGAACTCGCGCAGATTGCGTTCGCGAGAGTGGGACTTGATTGGCGGGAGTACGTTAGGGAAGATCCTGCGCTGAAACGACCTGCCGAGGTCAACCTGCTGCAGGGGGATGCGTCGAAGGCGAAGCGGGTGATGGGTTGGCAACCGGAGGTCAGCTTTCGCGAGTTGATCGAGATGATGGTGGATGCGGACCTGCAACGTTACGCCGAGACCGTATCCGCATCACCGGACACCAGGGGGAGGTAGGGCTGGTGGAGATCTGCATCGTAGGAACAGGGTACGTCGGCCTTGTCACCGGGGCGTGCCTCGCGGAGATCGGCCACCGCGTGGTCTGTGTAGATGACGACCGGGAGAAGATCGCGATCCTGAAGCAGGGCCAGATGCCTATTTTTGAGCCTGGCCTTGATCGCCTGATCATGCGCAACCGACAGGAGGGTCGCCTGTCCTTCACCACCGACCTCAAGGAAGGGATCGAAGCTGCAACAGTGATCTTCATCTGCGTGGGTACGCCCCCACTGGAGGATGGAGATGCGGACCTCTCAGCGGTGGAGCAGGTAACGCGGCGAATCGGGGAACTGTCGTCTGCCTACAAGCTGGTGGTGGAGAAGAGTACGGTGCCGGTTCAGACCGGAATGTGGATTGAGAAGACGCTCAAAGTCTATAAAGGGGGTGAAGGCGTACGGTTCGACGTCGCCTCTAACCCGGAATTTCTTCGTGAAGGTTCCGCCGTCGAGGATTTCCTGCACCCCGATAGAATCGTGGTGGGGGTTGAGCACCCTCGGGCGGAGCGGCTGCTCAGAGAGCTGTATGAGCCGATCGTAAACCGCGCGTTCCCCTGCCCGATCCACAACAGCTGCGCGGAAAACGGAGCCGTTCCATTCCTGGTCACGGACATCAAGAGCGCCGAGTTGATCAAGCACGCCTCGAACTCGTTTCTGGCCACAAAGATCTCCTTTATTAATAGCGTAGCGGATCTCTGTGAGCTGGTCGGCGCTGATGTGGAGTTGGTGGCGGAGGGAATGGGGCTCGACCGGCGGATCGGACGCAGCTTCTTAAACGCAGGGCTCGGTTTTGGAGGGTTTTGCTTCCCGAAAGATCTTCAAGCATTTGTCAAGATTGCGGAGAAGTGCGGGTACGATTTTCGCCTGTTACAGGAGGTTGATCGTATCAACCAGTCGAGGATCGCGCAGGCTATTAAGAAACTGAAAGATCAGCTCTGGATCCTGAAGGAAAAGATCATCGGCGTCTGGGGGCTCGCGTTCAAGCCGGATACAGACGATGTGCGGTATTCCCCTTCACTTACTCTCATCACGCGGCTCCTGGCCGAAGGCGCGACTGTCAAAGCGTACGACCCGAAGGCGATGGAAAGAGCACGGCAGCAACTTCCGTCACTCATCTGCTGCCCGGACCCTTACGAGGCGGCTTCCGGCGCTGATGCGTTGATCGTGGCAACGGAGTGGAAAGAGTTTACCAACGCTGATCTGACACGAGTCAAGAGCCTCATGCGGCGACCCCTGATGCTGGACGGCCGGAACCTGTTCGATCGCCAACAGATGAAGGCCGTGGGGTTCGAATACCTGGGGATCGGGCGATGAAAGGGGTTCCATGTCTCGCATACTGATTACGGGCGGGGCCGGGTTTCTGGGCTCCCATCTGTGCGACCGATTGATCGAGAAAGGGCATGAGGTCATCTGCCTGGACAACCTGATCACCGGTTTAGTGGACAATGTCGCCCACCTGATCAGGCACGATGCGTTCCGCTTCATCAAGCTGGATGTCACCGAGTACCTGTACATCGACGGTCCGCTGGACTATGTGCTCCATTTCGCCTCTCCAGCCAGTCCCATCGATTACCAGCGCCTCCCGATCCAGACGTTGAAGGTGGGCTCCCTTGGGACCCATAAAGCCCTGGGTCTGGCCAAGGCCAAAGGCGCCCGCTTCCTGCTGGCGTCGACTTCAGAGGTCTACGGCGATCCTGCTATTCACCCCCAGCGGGAGGAATACTGGGGCAACGTGAATCCGGTCGGTCCACGTGGGGTGTACGATGAGGCGAAGCGGTTCGCCGAGGCGATGACGATGGCCTATCATCGATACCACGGGCTTAATACGAGGATCGCTCGGATCTTCAATACATAT
The Candidatus Methylomirabilota bacterium DNA segment above includes these coding regions:
- a CDS encoding SDR family oxidoreductase → MSRILITGGAGFLGSHLCDRLIEKGHEVICLDNLITGLVDNVAHLIRHDAFRFIKLDVTEYLYIDGPLDYVLHFASPASPIDYQRLPIQTLKVGSLGTHKALGLAKAKGARFLLASTSEVYGDPAIHPQREEYWGNVNPVGPRGVYDEAKRFAEAMTMAYHRYHGLNTRIARIFNTYGPRMRPNDGRVVSNFISQALRGEPLTVYGDGSQTRSFCYVSDLVEGLYCLLMSDEVNPVNIGNPKEFTVLDLAHMVLRSIDGRSTIEFRPLPLDDPRVRQPDIGLAREKLGWEPKVQIEEGLTLTIEYFRKQLVKSY
- a CDS encoding UDP-glucose/GDP-mannose dehydrogenase family protein; this translates as MEICIVGTGYVGLVTGACLAEIGHRVVCVDDDREKIAILKQGQMPIFEPGLDRLIMRNRQEGRLSFTTDLKEGIEAATVIFICVGTPPLEDGDADLSAVEQVTRRIGELSSAYKLVVEKSTVPVQTGMWIEKTLKVYKGGEGVRFDVASNPEFLREGSAVEDFLHPDRIVVGVEHPRAERLLRELYEPIVNRAFPCPIHNSCAENGAVPFLVTDIKSAELIKHASNSFLATKISFINSVADLCELVGADVELVAEGMGLDRRIGRSFLNAGLGFGGFCFPKDLQAFVKIAEKCGYDFRLLQEVDRINQSRIAQAIKKLKDQLWILKEKIIGVWGLAFKPDTDDVRYSPSLTLITRLLAEGATVKAYDPKAMERARQQLPSLICCPDPYEAASGADALIVATEWKEFTNADLTRVKSLMRRPLMLDGRNLFDRQQMKAVGFEYLGIGR